A part of Sinorhizobium chiapasense genomic DNA contains:
- a CDS encoding DUF5330 domain-containing protein, whose translation MWFFVKAACWFSLVLVLLPFLDPSSTEKLQRGPKVEIGDTFSAASEAFQYVSAICIQKPDVCEKGAETFVALGHRAREGARIAYEFLDTQFAETDAGAPDAKIMTGTVTPTETSHDEANPSAPTFKRTPVPEKRLDPRAAVAQ comes from the coding sequence ATGTGGTTTTTCGTCAAAGCAGCATGCTGGTTTTCTCTGGTTCTGGTCCTCCTGCCGTTCCTGGATCCCTCCAGCACCGAGAAGCTACAGCGCGGACCGAAGGTGGAGATCGGCGATACCTTTTCGGCGGCCAGCGAAGCGTTCCAATATGTAAGCGCCATCTGCATCCAGAAGCCTGACGTCTGCGAGAAGGGCGCCGAGACTTTCGTTGCGCTCGGCCATCGAGCCCGTGAAGGCGCGCGCATCGCCTACGAATTTCTCGACACGCAGTTCGCTGAAACCGATGCCGGCGCACCGGACGCCAAGATCATGACTGGCACGGTCACGCCCACAGAGACTTCGCATGACGAAGCAAATCCCAGCGCGCCGACCTTCAAGCGCACGCCGGTTCCGGAGAAGCGTCTCGACCCAAGGGCCGCCGTGGCGCAGTAA
- the mnhG gene encoding monovalent cation/H(+) antiporter subunit G, which yields MEAQVSGAVALVVALIVVVGAAFSLLAALGIVRFPDLYTRMHAASKAGTIGSGLLLLAAGLHSLDGAILVRALAGFVFFVLTAPISAHLLAKAAHQAGYRLTKLSVIDQLPQKEEPRRL from the coding sequence ATGGAAGCGCAAGTCAGTGGCGCAGTCGCGCTTGTCGTCGCGTTGATCGTCGTTGTGGGTGCCGCCTTCTCGCTGCTGGCGGCTCTGGGGATCGTTCGGTTCCCGGACCTCTACACGCGCATGCATGCGGCGTCGAAAGCGGGAACCATCGGTTCCGGTCTCCTGCTTCTGGCGGCCGGGTTGCATTCCCTCGACGGTGCAATTTTGGTGCGTGCGCTTGCCGGTTTTGTTTTCTTCGTTCTGACGGCGCCGATCTCCGCCCATCTCTTGGCCAAGGCCGCGCACCAGGCCGGTTACAGATTGACGAAACTGTCGGTAATAGATCAGCTTCCACAAAAGGAAGAGCCACGTCGGCTTTGA
- a CDS encoding Na+/H+ antiporter subunit D encodes MAVPTSSSVDLSAALVLGPTTVADWLVILPVAWCFAIGAVLVMLRRAVGLHPIIAVAGLAGLVLIDALLLRHVVTNGPVTMVMGRWLPPFGIAFTVDLTGALFALVAAIVALAGGIFSLADINDSGRRYGFYPFLMLLMAGVSGAFLTGDVFNLYVWFEVLLISSFGLLVLGSEPEQIDGTVKYGFLNLVATTLFLVATGYLYAVFGTLNMADIARKAEGLRGSAPLMTLTALYVLAFGMKAAAFPVNFWLPASYHTPRVVVSALFAGLLTKVGIYALIRVMVMLFPVEREELSFVMALAGALTMIVGVLGALAQSDFRRILGYLVVSGIGSMLAGIAVGGPGGIGGAIFYALHSMLVMTGLYFAAGIAARLGGGSSIATVSGLYRKNVGFAALTLMLCFAVSGLPPFSGFWPKVMLVKAALDIGAWWLAAALLLAGFCTVIATGRLFLLAYWRDEAGAAVETVRLPPAVLAPLAALSLLTLGIGLYPEPLLATIQSAAAGLAEPSAYLNSVFPAGGLQ; translated from the coding sequence ATGGCTGTTCCGACTTCATCCTCCGTCGATCTTTCCGCCGCGCTCGTTCTCGGCCCGACGACCGTTGCCGATTGGCTGGTGATCCTGCCCGTCGCGTGGTGCTTCGCCATCGGCGCGGTTCTGGTCATGTTGCGCCGCGCGGTCGGCCTTCACCCGATCATCGCGGTTGCAGGGCTTGCAGGACTTGTCCTGATCGACGCGCTGCTGCTCAGGCATGTGGTTACCAACGGACCGGTGACCATGGTCATGGGTCGATGGTTGCCGCCCTTCGGCATCGCGTTCACGGTCGATCTGACGGGGGCGCTCTTCGCTCTGGTCGCGGCAATCGTTGCGCTCGCCGGCGGCATCTTCTCGCTTGCCGATATCAACGACAGCGGCAGGCGCTATGGCTTCTATCCGTTCCTGATGCTGCTGATGGCGGGCGTTTCCGGCGCCTTCCTGACAGGGGACGTGTTCAACCTCTACGTCTGGTTCGAAGTTCTCCTGATTTCCTCTTTCGGTCTTCTGGTTCTCGGTTCCGAGCCCGAGCAGATCGACGGCACGGTGAAGTATGGCTTCCTGAACCTCGTGGCAACGACGCTGTTCCTGGTCGCGACGGGCTATCTTTATGCCGTGTTCGGGACGCTGAACATGGCCGACATCGCCCGCAAGGCGGAAGGCTTGCGGGGCAGCGCGCCGTTGATGACGCTGACGGCACTCTATGTGCTCGCCTTCGGCATGAAGGCAGCGGCGTTCCCTGTGAATTTCTGGCTGCCGGCCTCCTACCACACCCCGCGTGTCGTCGTGTCGGCGCTTTTTGCCGGTCTGCTTACCAAGGTCGGCATCTACGCCCTGATCCGCGTTATGGTCATGCTTTTCCCGGTTGAAAGAGAAGAGCTGAGCTTCGTCATGGCGCTTGCCGGAGCGTTGACGATGATCGTCGGTGTTCTTGGCGCGCTGGCGCAGAGCGACTTTCGCCGCATCCTTGGCTATCTCGTCGTTTCTGGGATCGGGTCGATGCTGGCGGGGATTGCCGTCGGCGGTCCTGGCGGCATCGGCGGCGCGATCTTCTATGCGCTCCATTCGATGCTGGTGATGACCGGTCTCTATTTCGCCGCCGGAATTGCCGCGCGGCTCGGCGGGGGCTCTTCCATCGCGACCGTCTCAGGCCTCTACCGCAAGAACGTGGGATTTGCCGCACTGACCCTGATGTTGTGCTTCGCCGTTTCCGGGTTGCCGCCCTTTTCCGGCTTCTGGCCGAAGGTTATGCTCGTCAAGGCGGCGCTCGACATCGGTGCCTGGTGGCTTGCGGCGGCACTCCTTCTCGCCGGCTTCTGCACGGTGATTGCGACCGGCCGGCTGTTCCTGCTCGCCTATTGGCGTGACGAGGCCGGCGCAGCTGTCGAGACCGTGCGGCTGCCGCCGGCCGTGCTGGCTCCGCTCGCGGCCCTTTCCCTTCTCACGCTCGGGATCGGCCTCTATCCGGAGCCGCTGCTGGCGACGATCCAGAGTGCGGCCGCCGGGCTTGCGGAGCCGTCGGCGTATCTGAACTCGGTCTTTCCCGCGGGAGGCCTGCAATGA
- a CDS encoding Na+/H+ antiporter subunit E — MKFLVINLIFTVIWGAISSSFTLANLVLGFLVGALSLGLIRRELRPVTYPIRPLRMLLLLLLFFKELAVSATKVAILVMRPKMVLKPGIFAYPLTLRSDFEITLLANLITLTPGTLSVDVSDDRKTLYVHALDCADPGALRQDIARGFERRIREAFGS; from the coding sequence ATGAAGTTCCTTGTGATCAACCTGATCTTCACAGTCATCTGGGGCGCCATCAGTTCGAGCTTCACCCTCGCAAATCTCGTGCTCGGCTTCCTGGTCGGCGCGCTGTCGCTTGGGCTCATTCGGCGTGAGTTGCGGCCGGTGACCTATCCGATACGGCCTTTGCGCATGCTGCTTCTCCTGCTGCTCTTCTTCAAGGAGTTGGCCGTTTCCGCGACCAAGGTCGCCATTCTCGTCATGCGGCCGAAGATGGTACTGAAGCCCGGCATCTTCGCCTATCCACTGACGCTCAGGAGCGATTTCGAGATCACCCTGCTCGCCAATCTCATCACTTTGACACCGGGAACCCTTTCGGTCGACGTGTCCGACGATCGCAAGACCCTCTACGTCCATGCGCTCGATTGCGCCGATCCGGGCGCGCTTCGGCAGGACATCGCACGCGGCTTCGAACGCCGAATCCGGGAGGCCTTTGGATCGTGA
- the mucR gene encoding exopolysaccharide biosynthesis transcriptional regulator MucR codes for MTETTPGASHELLVELTAEIVAAYVSNHVVPVAELPTLIADVHSALNNTTAPAPVVVPVEKPKPAVSVRKSVQDDQITCLECGGTFKSLKRHLMTHHNLSPEEYREKWDLPADYPMVAPAYAEARSRLAKEMGLGQRRKRRGK; via the coding sequence ATGACAGAAACCACGCCCGGCGCGAGCCATGAACTCCTGGTTGAGTTGACGGCGGAAATCGTTGCCGCCTATGTAAGCAACCACGTGGTTCCGGTTGCCGAGCTTCCGACGCTCATAGCCGATGTTCACTCGGCGCTCAACAACACGACGGCTCCCGCACCGGTGGTGGTTCCGGTCGAGAAGCCGAAGCCCGCTGTTTCGGTGCGCAAGTCGGTTCAGGATGATCAGATCACCTGCCTTGAATGCGGCGGCACGTTCAAGTCGCTGAAGCGCCACCTGATGACCCATCACAACCTTTCGCCTGAAGAGTATCGCGAAAAGTGGGATCTGCCCGCGGACTATCCGATGGTTGCGCCCGCTTATGCGGAAGCCCGCTCGCGTCTCGCCAAGGAAATGGGCCTCGGACAGCGTCGCAAGCGCCGCGGGAAGTAA
- a CDS encoding cation:proton antiporter, with translation MMAQTVLSAAIGFALVLLSAALLMTVLRIIRGPTLPDRVLGLDMLVAIAIGFIAVIAIKTGFNLYIDIAIALGLVGFLATVAFARFILTRGLAPEQSAEVASAKKLPPKRGKAVQAVRRKRRGAR, from the coding sequence GTGATGGCTCAGACCGTGCTTTCCGCAGCGATCGGCTTCGCGCTGGTGCTCCTCTCCGCCGCCCTGCTGATGACGGTGTTGCGTATCATCCGAGGCCCCACTCTGCCGGACCGCGTCCTTGGCCTCGATATGCTGGTGGCGATCGCGATCGGTTTCATCGCCGTAATCGCCATCAAGACTGGCTTCAACCTTTATATAGACATCGCCATCGCTTTGGGTCTGGTAGGCTTTCTCGCGACCGTTGCCTTCGCCCGTTTCATCCTGACGCGCGGACTGGCACCGGAACAGTCCGCGGAGGTCGCGTCGGCCAAAAAGTTACCCCCGAAGCGCGGCAAGGCGGTCCAGGCGGTGCGCCGCAAACGCAGGGGAGCACGTTGA
- a CDS encoding SufE family protein: MTPLDQIIDDFSFLDEWEDRYRYVIELGKSLPEMPEALRTSENKVQGCASQVWLVTHTTGDPENPVLTFEGESDAHIVRGLVAIVLALYSGKHASEIAQLDALDVFGKIGLIEHLSSQRANGLRSMVRRIKNEAEVRLAA; this comes from the coding sequence ATGACTCCACTTGACCAGATCATTGACGACTTTTCCTTCCTCGATGAGTGGGAGGACCGCTACCGCTACGTGATCGAACTGGGCAAGAGTTTGCCAGAGATGCCGGAGGCCTTGCGAACGAGCGAGAACAAGGTTCAGGGCTGCGCAAGCCAGGTCTGGCTTGTGACTCACACGACGGGCGATCCGGAGAACCCCGTGCTGACCTTCGAAGGGGAATCCGACGCCCACATCGTTCGCGGTCTCGTGGCGATTGTTCTCGCCCTTTATTCCGGCAAACACGCTTCCGAAATCGCGCAGCTCGACGCCCTCGACGTCTTCGGCAAGATCGGCCTCATCGAGCATCTGTCGTCGCAGCGCGCCAATGGCCTGCGCTCCATGGTCCGGCGGATCAAGAACGAGGCGGAGGTCCGGCTGGCGGCGTGA